In one Sulfuricella sp. genomic region, the following are encoded:
- a CDS encoding GNAT family N-acyltransferase: protein MLLSQQTEVVKRREAKLFYCFARSEADIEEAQRLRYKVFAEEMGARLPTRKAGVDQDMFDPYCDHLLVRDSDSNEVVGTYRILSPEQAKKIGGFYSQSEFDLTRIAHLSDRMAEVGRSCVHPDYRSGAAITLLWAGLAEYMITRGYDYLIGCASISMADGGHSAASLYHRISVDNMCPVEWRVFPRHPLPLDALNRDLNPPMPPLIKGYLRTGAYICGEPAWDPDFNTADVLVLLPLARLNQRYARHFMGQKAA, encoded by the coding sequence ATGTTGCTGAGTCAACAGACAGAAGTGGTGAAGCGCCGCGAGGCCAAGTTGTTTTACTGCTTTGCCCGGAGTGAAGCCGATATCGAGGAAGCGCAGCGCCTGCGCTATAAGGTCTTCGCCGAGGAGATGGGGGCGCGTCTGCCTACCCGCAAGGCCGGCGTTGATCAGGATATGTTCGACCCCTACTGCGACCACCTGCTGGTGCGCGATAGCGACAGCAACGAAGTGGTCGGCACCTACCGCATCCTGAGCCCGGAGCAGGCGAAGAAAATCGGCGGTTTCTATTCCCAGAGCGAATTCGATCTGACCCGCATCGCCCATCTCAGCGATCGCATGGCGGAAGTCGGCCGCTCCTGCGTGCATCCCGATTACCGCAGCGGCGCCGCGATCACCCTGCTGTGGGCCGGCCTGGCTGAGTACATGATCACCCGGGGTTACGACTATCTGATTGGCTGCGCCAGCATCAGCATGGCGGACGGCGGTCACAGCGCCGCGAGCCTGTATCACCGCATCAGCGTGGACAACATGTGCCCGGTGGAGTGGCGCGTGTTTCCGCGTCACCCGCTGCCGCTGGATGCCCTCAACCGCGACCTGAACCCGCCCATGCCGCCGCTGATCAAGGGTTATCTGCGTACCGGCGCCTATATTTGCGGCGAGCCGGCCTGGGATCCCGATTTCAATACCGCCGATGTGCTGGTGCTGCTGCCACTGGCGCGCCTGAACCAGCGTTACGCGCGTCACTTCATGGGTCAGAAGGCGGCCTGA
- a CDS encoding cytochrome c-type biogenesis protein: MTLVMKLAQRAGMVALALWLPLFAVAGEAVPIAEDPVLEQRMITLSEDLRCLVCQNESLAGSRSDLAQDLRQEIRDQLRAGKSNDQVIEYLTDRYGDFVLYKPPLKPLTWLLWFGPFVLLAGAGGGFYFYLKRRGVRLAGESLSAEEKKRVEALLGNNGNKS; encoded by the coding sequence ATGACACTTGTAATGAAACTCGCGCAGCGAGCCGGGATGGTCGCGCTTGCACTCTGGCTTCCCTTGTTTGCCGTTGCTGGCGAGGCCGTGCCGATTGCCGAAGACCCCGTGCTGGAGCAGCGCATGATCACTCTTTCCGAGGATTTGCGCTGCCTGGTGTGCCAGAACGAATCGCTGGCGGGCTCCCGCTCGGACCTGGCACAGGATCTGCGCCAGGAAATCCGTGACCAGCTGAGAGCCGGTAAAAGCAATGACCAGGTGATCGAATATCTCACCGATCGCTATGGCGATTTCGTGCTTTACAAACCGCCGCTCAAGCCTTTGACCTGGCTGTTGTGGTTTGGCCCCTTCGTGCTGCTGGCTGGCGCTGGAGGCGGTTTCTATTTTTACCTTAAACGGCGCGGCGTGCGCCTTGCCGGTGAATCCTTGTCCGCGGAAGAAAAGAAACGCGTGGAAGCTCTCCTTGGCAACAACGGAAACAAATCATGA
- a CDS encoding tRNA-dihydrouridine synthase family protein: MRLILAPMEGLADQDMRDVLTRLGGIDLCVAEFVRVTHHLLTERVLLRTVPELANGGCTRAGVPVRVQLLGSDPVCLAENAAHIAALGAPGIDLNFGCPAPMVNRHGGGAALLQYPETIHTIVAATRRAVPQHIPVTAKMRLGLTDTSLTLDCARAIEAAGADELTVHARTKTDGYRPPAHWEWLARIREAVKLPLVANGEVWSPEDWENIRQVSGCSDVMIGRGAIVRPDLMLRIRTGEAAMPWPALLPWVVDYYQRLRCRVEAKHAPGRLKQWLGMLRSAYPEADMLHQTLRTERDPDAVGRMLLGR; encoded by the coding sequence ATGCGACTGATTCTCGCCCCGATGGAGGGGCTTGCTGACCAGGACATGCGTGATGTATTGACCCGCCTGGGCGGCATTGACCTGTGCGTTGCCGAGTTCGTGCGCGTCACCCACCATCTGCTGACCGAGCGCGTGCTCCTGCGCACGGTGCCGGAGCTGGCCAACGGCGGCTGCACGCGTGCCGGGGTGCCGGTACGCGTGCAGTTACTGGGCAGCGACCCGGTATGCCTGGCTGAAAATGCCGCACACATCGCGGCTCTTGGCGCACCGGGCATCGATCTCAATTTTGGCTGCCCTGCCCCCATGGTCAATCGTCACGGTGGCGGCGCGGCCCTCCTGCAATATCCGGAAACCATACACACCATCGTCGCCGCCACGCGCCGCGCCGTGCCGCAACACATCCCCGTCACTGCCAAGATGCGCCTTGGGCTGACGGATACCTCGCTGACGCTGGACTGCGCCCGCGCCATCGAAGCAGCTGGCGCCGACGAGCTCACCGTCCACGCCCGCACCAAGACCGACGGCTATCGCCCGCCCGCGCACTGGGAGTGGCTGGCCCGCATCCGCGAGGCCGTGAAACTGCCGCTGGTGGCGAATGGAGAAGTGTGGTCGCCGGAGGATTGGGAAAACATTCGCCAGGTCAGCGGTTGCAGCGACGTGATGATCGGGCGCGGCGCCATCGTCCGCCCGGACCTGATGCTACGCATCAGGACAGGAGAGGCGGCCATGCCCTGGCCCGCCTTGCTCCCGTGGGTGGTGGATTACTATCAGCGCCTGCGTTGCCGGGTGGAGGCAAAACACGCGCCAGGGCGGCTCAAACAGTGGCTGGGCATGCTGCGCAGCGCCTACCCGGAGGCAGACATGCTGCACCAGACCTTGCGCACCGAGCGCGATCCGGATGCAGTGGGAAGAATGCTGCTGGGGCGTTAA
- a CDS encoding uracil-DNA glycosylase family protein: MSLDNLLEKIRACRLCEAHLPLGPKPVLRAAGSARLMIVGQAPGRRVHESGIPWNDPSGDRLRLWLNMSREEFYNEQRIAIIPAAFCYPGTGANGDLPPRPECAPLWHPQLRAQLPQVRLTLLIGSYAQAYYLGKHAQKTLGATVQAWQEYLPEFLPLPHPSPRNQRWFALNPWFEQDVLPALRQHVDALWQA, encoded by the coding sequence ATGAGTCTTGATAATTTACTGGAAAAAATCCGCGCCTGCCGCTTGTGCGAGGCGCATCTGCCGCTCGGGCCGAAGCCGGTTCTGCGTGCGGCTGGCAGCGCGCGGCTGATGATCGTGGGGCAGGCGCCGGGGCGGCGGGTACATGAGTCGGGGATTCCGTGGAACGATCCTTCCGGAGATCGCTTGCGTCTGTGGCTGAACATGTCGCGCGAGGAGTTTTACAACGAGCAACGCATCGCCATCATCCCGGCGGCTTTCTGCTATCCGGGTACCGGCGCCAATGGCGACCTGCCGCCGCGCCCGGAATGCGCGCCGCTGTGGCACCCGCAGTTGCGTGCCCAGTTGCCGCAGGTGCGGCTGACCTTGTTGATCGGCAGCTACGCGCAGGCCTATTACCTCGGCAAGCATGCCCAAAAGACCCTTGGCGCCACGGTGCAGGCCTGGCAGGAATACCTGCCGGAATTTCTTCCCCTGCCGCATCCCAGCCCGCGCAATCAGCGCTGGTTTGCACTCAACCCCTGGTTCGAGCAGGACGTTTTGCCGGCTTTGCGGCAGCACGTGGACGCGCTGTGGCAGGCGTAG
- the murJ gene encoding murein biosynthesis integral membrane protein MurJ, which produces MNLLKALAAVGGMTLLSRILGFLRDAIIARAFGAGIATDAFFVAFKLPNLLRRLFAEGAFSQAFVPILAEYKTRRGHDATRDLVDHVATLLALILLGVSVIGILAAPVVIWISAPGFAATPEKFDLTVQMLRWIFPYIFFISLVSLAGGILNTYSKFSVPAFTPVLLNLSFIGCALWLAPYLHPPVMALAAAVLLGGVLQLGFQLPFLARIGLLPRFRLNLKDEGVWRILKLMGPAVFGVSIAQISLLINTIFASFLETGSVSWLYYADRLMEFPTGMLGVALGTILLPSLAKHYSDDSPEKFSSLLDWGLRLTLMLALPAALALAMLAVPLISTLFYYGKFSAHDLWMTREALVAYSAGLLGLIMVKVLAPGFYARQNIRTPVKIAIFTLFATQLMNLAFVWKLQHAGLALAIGLGACLNAGLLYYHLRKHRIYQPQPGWTAFLFRVAIALAVMAATLWFAMGPEAAWLGGSIVTRALHLGWVVIAGASAYFAALWLVGVKPRDFVKRGAE; this is translated from the coding sequence ATGAACCTGCTCAAAGCCCTCGCCGCCGTTGGCGGCATGACCCTGCTGTCGCGTATTCTCGGCTTCCTGCGCGACGCCATCATCGCCCGCGCCTTCGGTGCAGGGATCGCAACCGACGCCTTTTTCGTCGCCTTCAAGCTGCCCAACCTGCTGCGCCGTCTGTTCGCCGAGGGCGCCTTCTCCCAGGCCTTCGTGCCCATCCTGGCCGAGTACAAGACACGCCGCGGCCACGATGCCACGCGCGACCTGGTGGATCATGTCGCCACCCTGCTGGCGCTGATCCTGCTGGGCGTGAGCGTCATCGGCATTCTCGCCGCGCCAGTGGTGATCTGGATCAGCGCGCCCGGCTTTGCCGCCACGCCGGAGAAATTCGACCTCACCGTGCAAATGCTGCGCTGGATCTTCCCCTACATCTTCTTCATCTCGCTGGTATCTCTGGCGGGCGGCATCCTCAACACCTACAGCAAATTCTCCGTGCCCGCTTTCACCCCGGTGCTGCTCAACCTCTCCTTCATCGGCTGCGCGCTGTGGCTCGCGCCTTACCTGCATCCGCCGGTGATGGCGCTGGCGGCGGCGGTACTGCTCGGCGGCGTGCTGCAGCTTGGCTTTCAGCTCCCTTTTCTGGCCAGAATCGGTCTCTTGCCGCGCTTCCGCCTGAACCTGAAAGACGAAGGCGTATGGCGCATCCTGAAACTGATGGGCCCAGCGGTGTTCGGCGTCTCCATCGCCCAGATCAGCCTGCTGATCAACACCATCTTCGCCTCCTTCCTCGAAACCGGCAGCGTGTCCTGGCTCTATTACGCCGACCGCCTGATGGAATTCCCCACCGGCATGCTGGGCGTGGCGCTCGGCACCATCCTGCTGCCCTCGCTGGCCAAGCATTACTCCGACGACTCTCCCGAAAAGTTCTCCAGCCTGCTCGACTGGGGGCTGCGCCTGACCCTGATGCTGGCCCTGCCCGCGGCACTGGCGCTGGCGATGCTGGCGGTGCCGCTGATTTCAACGCTGTTTTATTATGGCAAATTTTCCGCCCACGACCTGTGGATGACGCGCGAGGCGCTGGTCGCCTACAGCGCCGGCCTGCTCGGCCTGATCATGGTGAAGGTGCTGGCCCCGGGATTCTATGCGCGGCAGAACATCCGCACCCCGGTCAAGATCGCAATTTTCACCCTGTTCGCCACCCAGCTCATGAACCTCGCCTTCGTCTGGAAACTCCAGCACGCCGGGCTGGCGCTGGCCATTGGCCTGGGTGCCTGCCTCAATGCCGGCCTGCTGTACTACCATCTGCGCAAGCACAGGATTTACCAGCCCCAGCCCGGCTGGACCGCCTTCCTTTTCCGGGTCGCCATCGCCCTGGCGGTCATGGCCGCCACCCTGTGGTTCGCCATGGGCCCGGAAGCCGCCTGGCTAGGCGGCAGCATCGTAACCCGGGCGCTGCACCTGGGATGGGTGGTCATTGCCGGGGCAAGCGCCTATTTCGCGGCGCTGTGGCTGGTGGGGGTAAAGCCCCGGGATTTCGTGAAACGCGGGGCGGAATAG
- a CDS encoding type II toxin-antitoxin system VapC family toxin — MLAIIDASVLVSAFKADEEQHATSLEFLRVAIERSVHLCAPAILFPEMAAAFSRPGRNSPLASRIMEQIRVWTPIRIYPVDESLALAAEHVALECFIRGADAIYAALANQLGAPLVSWDRELLARAPAGAHAMTPENWLSER, encoded by the coding sequence GTGCTCGCAATTATTGACGCTTCCGTGCTCGTTTCCGCATTCAAGGCGGATGAAGAGCAGCACGCAACAAGCCTGGAATTCCTGCGCGTGGCGATTGAACGCAGTGTGCATCTTTGCGCACCCGCCATCCTGTTTCCCGAAATGGCGGCGGCCTTTTCCCGCCCGGGCAGGAATTCGCCGCTTGCTTCCCGGATAATGGAGCAAATCCGGGTCTGGACACCTATCCGCATCTACCCGGTTGACGAATCGTTGGCGCTGGCAGCGGAGCACGTCGCGCTGGAATGTTTCATCCGGGGCGCCGATGCAATCTATGCCGCGCTGGCGAACCAGCTGGGAGCTCCACTGGTATCCTGGGACAGGGAACTTCTGGCGCGCGCGCCGGCAGGCGCCCATGCCATGACACCGGAAAACTGGCTAAGCGAGCGTTGA
- the ccmI gene encoding c-type cytochrome biogenesis protein CcmI, with protein MSNFWAISLFWVLFLLFIGVALAFILPSLLRRHIQSDHVDRKAANIAIYHDQLAELKADLESGELEQQLYDDARLEIEKRLSEDVPVEAAPVAASQTGRGLGYALAGAIPLLAIGIYVALGNPDAAMMQRSAPPPMAEKGQHDAAPMIAALEDRLKKNPDDIPGWHMLARSYGATGQYGEAARIFAKISELLPGDAGVLADYADAYAMTQGGNLQGKPQELINQALKLNPREGKALNLAGSAAYQAQDFSKAAAYWRSLLQLMSPDDAYGDQIRAAIRDAERAGGLAGLDNLSVASAQSSPAQAVETKTGTAAAISGTVSLSGEFAGKVAPGDAVFIYAQMPKGPKMPIASLKIEARQLPYRFTLDDSLAMTPNDKLSNHAEVMLSARVSKSGQAMTQSGDLLGRVSPVKLGQQDVAIVIDKVLP; from the coding sequence ATGAGCAATTTCTGGGCTATTTCACTGTTCTGGGTACTCTTTCTCCTGTTCATCGGGGTTGCGCTGGCATTCATTCTGCCCTCTCTGTTGCGGCGCCATATCCAGTCAGATCACGTCGACCGCAAGGCTGCCAACATTGCCATCTACCATGATCAGTTGGCGGAACTGAAGGCCGATCTCGAAAGCGGCGAACTTGAGCAACAACTCTACGACGATGCACGGCTTGAAATCGAGAAACGTCTGAGCGAGGACGTCCCGGTGGAAGCCGCTCCGGTGGCAGCCAGCCAGACGGGCCGTGGCTTGGGCTATGCGCTTGCCGGGGCGATCCCGTTGCTGGCGATCGGGATTTATGTTGCCCTGGGCAACCCCGATGCGGCCATGATGCAGCGCAGTGCCCCGCCCCCAATGGCCGAAAAAGGGCAGCACGATGCCGCCCCCATGATTGCCGCGCTTGAAGACCGGCTGAAAAAAAATCCTGATGATATTCCTGGCTGGCACATGCTGGCGCGCAGCTATGGCGCAACCGGGCAATATGGCGAGGCGGCGCGGATTTTCGCTAAAATCAGCGAGCTCCTTCCCGGTGATGCCGGCGTGCTGGCGGACTACGCCGACGCATATGCCATGACGCAGGGCGGAAACTTGCAGGGCAAGCCGCAGGAGTTGATTAATCAGGCGCTGAAGCTGAACCCGCGGGAAGGGAAGGCGCTGAATCTTGCAGGAAGCGCTGCATATCAGGCCCAGGACTTCTCCAAGGCAGCGGCCTATTGGCGCAGCTTGCTTCAGCTCATGTCTCCGGATGATGCTTATGGCGATCAAATCAGGGCGGCAATCCGGGATGCCGAGAGGGCCGGCGGTTTGGCCGGGCTGGACAACCTGTCTGTGGCAAGCGCCCAAAGCTCTCCCGCACAAGCCGTTGAAACAAAGACCGGAACGGCTGCGGCCATTTCAGGTACGGTTTCGCTGAGCGGTGAATTTGCCGGCAAGGTAGCCCCTGGCGATGCGGTGTTCATTTACGCACAGATGCCTAAAGGCCCGAAAATGCCGATAGCCAGTCTGAAAATCGAAGCCAGACAGCTTCCCTATCGTTTCACGCTGGACGATTCGCTTGCCATGACGCCCAATGACAAACTTTCAAATCACGCCGAAGTCATGCTTAGCGCGCGCGTATCGAAGTCGGGGCAGGCCATGACGCAAAGCGGCGATCTGCTTGGCCGGGTCAGCCCCGTCAAGCTCGGACAGCAGGACGTCGCGATCGTCATCGACAAGGTTCTGCCTTAA
- the cysS gene encoding cysteine--tRNA ligase — protein MLKIYNTLARAKQDFIPIEPGKARMYVCGMTVYDYCHLGHARVLVVFDMIQRWLGAEGLDVTYVRNITDIDDKIIRRAAENGEDISALTGRFIAAMDEDAAALGVQKPAHEPRATQYVPGMIAMISQLIANQLAYVADNGDVCYAVHAFPGYGKLSGKSLDDLRAGERVDVAAGKRDPLDFVLWKSAKPGEPNWDSPWGPGRPGWHIECSVMSDALLGEHFDIHGGGADLQFPHHENEIAQSEGAHGHQHVNYWIHNGFVRIDNEKMSKSLGNFFTIREVLQKYDPEVVRFFILRAHYRSPLNYSDQHLDDARGALTRLYTALSNTPPHSSLLTPHQVDWSDPFAAKFRAAMEDDFNTPEAIAELFDLATEANKSGDPVNTALLKSLGGVLGLLQRDPSEFLQGGLGGESGSGLTPQEIEEQIAARAEARKTRNFAESDRIRDNLLQAGIVLEDKPGGETLWRRA, from the coding sequence ATGCTGAAAATCTACAACACCCTCGCCCGCGCCAAGCAGGACTTCATCCCCATCGAACCCGGCAAGGCCCGCATGTATGTGTGCGGCATGACGGTGTACGACTATTGCCACCTCGGCCATGCCCGGGTGCTGGTGGTGTTCGACATGATCCAGCGCTGGCTCGGGGCGGAAGGGCTGGACGTCACTTATGTGCGCAACATCACCGACATCGACGACAAGATCATCCGGCGTGCCGCCGAAAACGGCGAGGACATTTCCGCGCTGACGGGGCGCTTCATTGCCGCCATGGACGAGGATGCCGCCGCGCTGGGGGTGCAGAAGCCGGCGCACGAACCGCGCGCCACCCAGTACGTGCCGGGCATGATCGCGATGATTTCGCAGCTGATCGCAAACCAGCTGGCTTATGTCGCGGACAATGGCGACGTGTGCTATGCGGTGCATGCCTTTCCCGGCTACGGCAAGCTTTCGGGCAAGTCGCTGGACGACCTGCGCGCCGGGGAACGGGTGGACGTGGCGGCAGGCAAGCGCGACCCGCTTGATTTTGTGCTGTGGAAATCGGCCAAGCCCGGCGAACCAAACTGGGATTCGCCGTGGGGACCGGGACGGCCGGGCTGGCACATCGAGTGCTCGGTGATGAGCGACGCGCTGCTGGGTGAACATTTCGATATCCACGGTGGCGGCGCGGACCTGCAGTTCCCGCACCACGAGAACGAGATTGCCCAGTCCGAGGGCGCGCACGGCCACCAGCACGTCAACTACTGGATTCACAACGGCTTCGTGCGGATCGACAACGAGAAGATGTCGAAGTCGCTGGGCAACTTCTTCACCATCCGCGAAGTGCTGCAGAAATACGATCCGGAAGTGGTGCGCTTCTTCATCCTGCGCGCCCATTACCGCAGCCCGCTGAACTACTCCGACCAGCACCTGGACGATGCCAGAGGCGCGCTGACGCGGCTTTATACCGCGCTCAGCAACACCCCTCCTCACTCCTCACTCCTTACTCCTCACCAAGTAGACTGGAGCGACCCTTTTGCAGCCAAGTTTCGGGCAGCAATGGAGGACGATTTCAACACGCCCGAGGCCATTGCCGAACTTTTTGATTTGGCGACGGAAGCCAACAAATCCGGCGACCCCGTGAACACTGCACTGCTGAAGTCGCTAGGCGGAGTACTGGGCCTGCTGCAGCGCGACCCCAGCGAGTTCCTGCAAGGCGGCCTGGGTGGTGAATCCGGCAGCGGCTTAACGCCACAGGAGATCGAGGAGCAGATTGCCGCCCGTGCTGAAGCTCGCAAAACACGGAATTTCGCCGAGTCGGATCGCATCCGCGACAATCTCCTGCAGGCTGGCATCGTCCTCGAAGACAAGCCCGGTGGCGAGACCTTGTGGCGTCGCGCCTGA
- a CDS encoding YgiQ family radical SAM protein: MQTAPSITSHRKYWAKRFGTAPFLPTSRAEMDALGWDSCDIIIVTGDAYIDHPSFGMALVGRLLEDQGFRVGILSQPDWHGPAAFKQLGKPNLFFGVTAGNMDSMVNRYTSDRKIRSDDAYTANAEPNKRPDRAVIVYSQRCREAYPKANIVVGSIEASLRRIAHYDYWSDKVRRSVLPDSKADMLIYGNAERALVDLSHRLAAGEAIADITDLRGTAFMRKEIPEGWTEMDSSHLDMPGPVAAHPNPYDEKPSPTPPGLPTPPSPLIRGGWTGEEKTVASPLTRGDRGGLGVEAPMHFHPKPKLDRTHTFVRIPSYEQVKDDAVLYAHASRILHLESNPGNARALVQGHGEREVWLNPPPLPLTTAEMDHVYGLPYARRPHPSYGEARIPAFEMIRFSINIMRGCFGGCTFCSITEHEGRIIQSRSEASILHEIEEIRDKTPGFTGTISDLGGPTANMYRLKCRDPKIESACRRLSCVFPDICVNMGTDHGPLVQLYRKARAIPGVKRVLIGSGVRYDLAVKSPEYVRELVTHHVGGYLKIAPEHTEPGPLSKMMKPGIGTYDKFKAMFEKFSKEAGKEQYLIPYFIAAHPGTTDEDMLNLALWLKANGFRPDQVQAFLPTPMALASTMYHTHRNPLKKVTRKSEEVPIPMGERQRRLHKAFLRYHDANNWPLLREALKRMGRSDLIGNGKRHLVPHWQPAGTGIAAEGTRRPGQQAQAAKKPTPATARPRAAAKPAKRPARTRG, encoded by the coding sequence ATGCAAACCGCCCCCAGCATCACCTCCCACCGCAAATACTGGGCCAAACGCTTCGGCACCGCGCCTTTCCTGCCCACCTCGCGCGCGGAGATGGACGCGCTTGGCTGGGACAGCTGCGACATCATCATCGTCACCGGCGACGCCTACATCGACCACCCCAGCTTCGGCATGGCGCTGGTGGGGCGGCTGCTGGAGGACCAGGGCTTCCGCGTCGGCATCCTCAGCCAGCCCGACTGGCACGGCCCGGCGGCCTTCAAGCAGCTGGGCAAGCCCAACCTGTTCTTCGGCGTCACCGCCGGCAACATGGATTCCATGGTCAACCGCTACACCTCGGACCGCAAGATCCGCTCCGACGACGCCTACACCGCCAACGCAGAGCCCAACAAACGTCCCGACCGCGCGGTGATCGTCTATTCGCAGCGCTGCCGCGAGGCCTATCCCAAGGCCAATATCGTGGTCGGCAGCATCGAGGCCAGCTTGCGCCGTATCGCCCATTACGACTACTGGTCGGACAAGGTACGACGCTCGGTGCTGCCCGATTCCAAGGCAGACATGCTGATCTACGGCAACGCCGAGCGCGCGCTGGTGGATCTTTCCCACCGCCTCGCTGCCGGGGAAGCGATCGCCGACATCACCGACCTGCGCGGCACCGCCTTCATGCGCAAGGAAATACCCGAGGGCTGGACGGAGATGGATTCGAGCCATCTCGACATGCCGGGGCCAGTGGCGGCGCATCCCAATCCTTACGACGAAAAACCAAGCCCAACCCCTCCCGGCCTCCCAACCCCCCCATCCCCCCTTATCAGGGGGGGGTGGACCGGGGAGGAGAAAACCGTCGCCTCCCCCCTGACAAGGGGGGATCGAGGGGGGTTAGGGGTTGAAGCACCCATGCACTTCCACCCCAAGCCCAAACTCGACCGCACCCACACCTTCGTCCGCATCCCCTCCTACGAACAGGTCAAGGACGACGCAGTGCTCTACGCCCATGCCTCGCGCATCCTGCATCTCGAATCCAACCCTGGCAACGCGCGCGCCCTGGTGCAGGGGCATGGCGAGCGCGAGGTGTGGCTCAACCCGCCGCCGCTTCCGCTCACCACGGCGGAAATGGACCACGTCTACGGCCTGCCCTACGCCCGCCGCCCGCACCCGTCCTATGGCGAGGCGCGCATCCCGGCCTTCGAGATGATCCGCTTCTCGATCAACATCATGCGCGGCTGCTTCGGCGGCTGCACTTTCTGCTCCATCACCGAGCACGAGGGGCGCATCATCCAGAGCCGCTCGGAAGCCTCGATCCTGCACGAGATCGAGGAAATCCGCGACAAGACGCCGGGCTTCACCGGGACGATTTCCGACCTGGGCGGCCCGACCGCCAACATGTACCGGCTCAAGTGCCGCGACCCGAAAATCGAATCCGCCTGCCGCCGCCTGTCCTGCGTGTTCCCGGACATCTGCGTCAACATGGGCACCGACCACGGCCCGCTGGTGCAGCTCTACCGCAAGGCACGCGCCATTCCCGGCGTCAAGCGCGTGCTGATCGGCTCCGGCGTGCGCTACGACCTGGCGGTGAAAAGCCCGGAATACGTCAGGGAACTGGTGACCCACCACGTCGGCGGCTACCTCAAGATCGCCCCCGAGCACACCGAACCCGGCCCGCTGTCGAAAATGATGAAGCCGGGCATCGGCACCTATGACAAGTTCAAGGCGATGTTCGAGAAGTTTTCCAAGGAAGCGGGCAAGGAACAGTACCTCATCCCCTACTTCATCGCCGCCCACCCCGGCACCACCGACGAGGACATGCTCAACCTGGCGCTATGGCTCAAGGCCAACGGCTTCCGCCCGGACCAGGTACAGGCATTCCTGCCCACCCCGATGGCGCTGGCCTCGACCATGTACCACACCCATCGCAACCCGCTGAAGAAAGTCACGCGAAAGAGCGAGGAAGTGCCCATTCCCATGGGCGAGCGCCAGCGCCGCCTGCACAAGGCTTTCCTGCGCTACCACGATGCCAACAACTGGCCGCTGCTGCGCGAAGCCCTGAAGCGCATGGGGCGCAGCGACCTGATCGGCAACGGCAAGCGGCACCTGGTGCCGCACTGGCAACCCGCCGGCACCGGGATCGCAGCGGAAGGCACGCGCCGCCCCGGCCAGCAGGCTCAGGCGGCGAAAAAGCCTACGCCTGCCACAGCGCGTCCACGTGCTGCCGCAAAGCCGGCAAAACGTCCTGCTCGAACCAGGGGTTGA
- a CDS encoding DsbE family thiol:disulfide interchange protein — translation MKRFLIPLGIFIVLVIFLGIGLKLNPREVPSPLIGKPAPDFKLALLSDPAKQLSPADLHGKVWLFNVWASWCGSCRQEHDLLLSLARQGSVPIYGMDYKDQASDARAVLARFGNPYVETVMDTDGRTGMNYGVYGVPETYLVDKKGVIRLKHTGPLTPEILDKKILPLAKELQQ, via the coding sequence ATGAAGCGTTTTCTGATTCCACTGGGTATTTTTATCGTGCTGGTGATTTTTCTCGGCATCGGTCTCAAGCTCAATCCGCGTGAAGTGCCATCGCCGCTGATCGGCAAGCCTGCACCCGATTTCAAGCTCGCCCTGTTGTCCGACCCGGCCAAACAACTGAGTCCGGCGGATCTGCATGGCAAGGTCTGGCTGTTTAATGTCTGGGCTTCATGGTGCGGTTCCTGCCGCCAGGAGCACGATCTTCTGCTCAGCCTGGCGCGGCAGGGCAGCGTGCCGATCTACGGCATGGATTACAAGGATCAGGCCAGCGATGCGCGTGCCGTGCTGGCGCGTTTTGGGAACCCCTATGTCGAGACGGTTATGGATACCGATGGGCGGACGGGGATGAATTATGGCGTGTATGGGGTGCCAGAGACCTATCTGGTCGATAAAAAAGGCGTCATCCGCCTCAAGCATACCGGCCCCCTGACACCGGAAATCCTGGACAAAAAAATTCTTCCCCTGGCGAAGGAGTTGCAGCAATGA